The following coding sequences are from one Aethina tumida isolate Nest 87 chromosome 2, icAetTumi1.1, whole genome shotgun sequence window:
- the LOC109600547 gene encoding uncharacterized protein LOC109600547 isoform X1: MGKKKNKSNKAPAGPCMVGMTINHVKPKNKRQSEPVNPKKPRSASPRASQQGEPAPSASQQGGLAPSASGSTTNVEIQSCGDDSGFDAPQLNSDSPNQTVQQQDGIKCYSDNSTADQMYKLQLSEIDETSQGTKPQMGNENNWDEQNYDDVEFKSDAEPNVGPTGKPQQLNPEAAGWGPIEWSNNNSSKSFREDDRHHQHVKKSDFNKFSSSESQWPSHRSDRYSDREDDWRHQHAKKSDFNKFSSSESQRSSRRSDRYSEPNNYRGKNSDKINDEYEKFDKIYKETKEYDCHKVKEQFGDLFEMGKEYALAHCVAEDMNMGSGIAVQFRKDFKRVGDLLDQRQSQGGLAVLEIDNRYIYYLVTKRESSGKPTYEKFFESCKKWRDHVRDNNVKRIAIPRIGCGLDRLEWDKVKFMLEYLFKDVDCEITVCNFQQGEDDQVAPAKIKNCKVVHETYPIVDIAQKTIILYLCSEDGHVTKEMEQLDNKFRFLDHFKRQNKVLGQCIRFDRTKNYILYGCTVRKGKNDDFQFGAFEKCLREVQKKNNNDKYYYVGIQAVDSRDQLLNLKIINLLRNLMRNVEIYVCWPGELESQIPDKNRNY, from the exons ATGGGAAAGAAAAAGAACAAAAGTAACAAAGCTCCGGCGGGTCCGTGCATGGTCGGGATGACGATTAATCACGTAAAACCGAAGAACAAGCGCCAGTCCGAACCAGTAAATCCGAAGAAGCCTAGGAGTGCCTCTCCAAGAGCTTCACAGCAAGGTGAACCTGCTCCAAGTGCTTCGCAGCAAGGTGGACTTGCTCCAAGTGCTTCAGGCTCAACCACCAATGTTGAGATACAATCATGCGGTGATGACAGTGGTTTTGATGCCCCACAACTAAACTCTGATTCACCTAATCAAACTGTGCAGCAGCAGGACGGTATTAAATGCTACTCTGATAACAGCACTGCAGACCAGATGTACAAGCTTCAATTGTCTGAGATTGACGAAACAAGTCAAGGTACCAAGCCACAAATGGGGAACGAAAATAATTGGGACGAACAAAATT ATGACGACGTTGAGTTCAAATCTGATGCTGAGCCCAATGTTGGCCCAACAG GTAAGCCCCAACAATTAAATCCAGAGGCAGCAGGATGGGGTCCAATTGAAT ggTCGAATAACAATTCTAGCAAGTCTTTTAGGGAAGATGACAGGCATCATCAACATGTTAAGAAatctgattttaataaattttcatccaGTGAGTCACAGTGGCCTTCTCATCGTTCAGATAGATATTCTGATAGGGAAGATGACTGGCGTCATCAACATGCTAAGAAatctgattttaataaattttcatccaGTGAGTCACAGAGGTCCTCTCGTCGTTCAGATAGATATTCTGAGCCAAACAATTATAGGGGaaaaaattcagacaaaattAATGACGAATATGAAAAGttcgataaaatttataaagaaactaaggagTACGATTGCCACAAAGTGAAGGAGCAGTTTGGGGATTTGTTTGAGATGGGCAAGGAGTATGCTCTAGCCCACTGTGTGGCTGAGGACATGAACATGGGCAGTGGAATTGCTGTGCAATTCAG gaAGGATTTTAAACGTGTGGGAGACCTCCTGGATCAACGACAGTCCCAAGGTGGCCTGGCAGTCCTGGAAATCGATAATCGTTACATTTATTACCTGGTGACGAAGAGGGAGTCGTCCGGCAAGCCCACCTACGAGAAGTTCTTCGAGTCTTGCAAGAAGTGGCGTGACCACGTGCGAGACAACAACGTCAAGAGAATCGCCATACCCAGAATTGGATGCGGTCTGGACCGTCTGGAATGGGATAAAGTTAAATTCATGTTAGAATATTTGTTCAAGGATGTTGACTGTGAAATTACAGTCTGTAACTTCCAACAG GGAGAGGACGATCAAGTGGCTCctgctaaaattaaaaactgcaaGGTGGTGCATGAGACTTACCCAATTGTGGATATAGCACAAAAAaccatcattttatatttgtgcaGTGAAGATGGACATGTCACCAAAGAAATGGAGCAACTGGACAATAAATTCAGGTTCTTGGACCACTTCAAACGACAGAACAAAGTACTGGGTCAATGCATAAGATTTGATAGGACCAAGAACTACATCCTCTATGGCTGCACTGTGAGGAAAGGGAAGAATGATGACTTCCAGTTCGGTGCGTTCGAAAAATGCCTTCGTGAAGTTCAGAAGAAGAACAACAATGATAAATACTATTATGTGGGAATACAAGCTGTTGACAGTCGTGATCAGTTgttaaatctgaaaataatcaacttattaagGAACCTAATGAGGAATGTGGAGATTTATGTTTGTTGGCCTGGCGAGTTGGAGAGTCAAATTCCAGACAAGAACAggaattactaa
- the LOC109600547 gene encoding uncharacterized protein LOC109600547 isoform X2 has translation MGKKKNKSNKAPAGPCMVGMTINHVKPKNKRQSEPVNPKKPRSASPRASQQGEPAPSASQQGGLAPSASGSTTNVEIQSCGDDSGFDAPQLNSDSPNQTVQQQDGIKCYSDNSTADQMYKLQLSEIDETSQGTKPQMGNENNWDEQNYDDVEFKSDAEPNVGPTGKPQQLNPEAAGWGPIEWSNNNSSKSFREDDRHHQHVKKSDFNKFSSSESQWPSHRSDRYSDREDDWRHQHAKKSDFNKFSSSESQRSSRRSDRYSEPNNYRGKNSDKINDEYEKFDKIYKETKEYDCHKVKEQFGDLFEMGKEYALAHCVAEDMNMGSGIAVQFRKDFKRVGDLLDQRQSQGGLAVLEIDNRYIYYLVTKRESSGKPTYEKFFESCKKWRDHVRDNNVKRIAIPRIGCGLDRLEWDKVKFMLEYLFKDVDCEITVCNFQQNHGQTKKKLQQVSIKSDKSNINKNKKQLKRKK, from the exons ATGGGAAAGAAAAAGAACAAAAGTAACAAAGCTCCGGCGGGTCCGTGCATGGTCGGGATGACGATTAATCACGTAAAACCGAAGAACAAGCGCCAGTCCGAACCAGTAAATCCGAAGAAGCCTAGGAGTGCCTCTCCAAGAGCTTCACAGCAAGGTGAACCTGCTCCAAGTGCTTCGCAGCAAGGTGGACTTGCTCCAAGTGCTTCAGGCTCAACCACCAATGTTGAGATACAATCATGCGGTGATGACAGTGGTTTTGATGCCCCACAACTAAACTCTGATTCACCTAATCAAACTGTGCAGCAGCAGGACGGTATTAAATGCTACTCTGATAACAGCACTGCAGACCAGATGTACAAGCTTCAATTGTCTGAGATTGACGAAACAAGTCAAGGTACCAAGCCACAAATGGGGAACGAAAATAATTGGGACGAACAAAATT ATGACGACGTTGAGTTCAAATCTGATGCTGAGCCCAATGTTGGCCCAACAG GTAAGCCCCAACAATTAAATCCAGAGGCAGCAGGATGGGGTCCAATTGAAT ggTCGAATAACAATTCTAGCAAGTCTTTTAGGGAAGATGACAGGCATCATCAACATGTTAAGAAatctgattttaataaattttcatccaGTGAGTCACAGTGGCCTTCTCATCGTTCAGATAGATATTCTGATAGGGAAGATGACTGGCGTCATCAACATGCTAAGAAatctgattttaataaattttcatccaGTGAGTCACAGAGGTCCTCTCGTCGTTCAGATAGATATTCTGAGCCAAACAATTATAGGGGaaaaaattcagacaaaattAATGACGAATATGAAAAGttcgataaaatttataaagaaactaaggagTACGATTGCCACAAAGTGAAGGAGCAGTTTGGGGATTTGTTTGAGATGGGCAAGGAGTATGCTCTAGCCCACTGTGTGGCTGAGGACATGAACATGGGCAGTGGAATTGCTGTGCAATTCAG gaAGGATTTTAAACGTGTGGGAGACCTCCTGGATCAACGACAGTCCCAAGGTGGCCTGGCAGTCCTGGAAATCGATAATCGTTACATTTATTACCTGGTGACGAAGAGGGAGTCGTCCGGCAAGCCCACCTACGAGAAGTTCTTCGAGTCTTGCAAGAAGTGGCGTGACCACGTGCGAGACAACAACGTCAAGAGAATCGCCATACCCAGAATTGGATGCGGTCTGGACCGTCTGGAATGGGATAAAGTTAAATTCATGTTAGAATATTTGTTCAAGGATGTTGACTGTGAAATTACAGTCTGTAACTTCCAACAG AATCATGGCCAAACTAAAAAGAAACTGCAACAGGTTTCCATCAAATctgataaatcaaatataaataaaaacaaaaaacaattaaaaagaaagaaataa
- the LOC109600543 gene encoding uncharacterized protein LOC109600543 → MESPSFDTKDFINIIDIRTAEDVVDFLINKCAFSQLSYDDQIYVVKELSRPVPNLPSLTNTGQKNRAFNTSWYDKFDWLTGSTVTNKLYCWPCILFSNSGVDVWHKWGYCDLKNLSRALNSHSKSTDHIHSNCRLLIMRKQQQNVATMDVAREKEIEDFNGRVKENRAIIKSLLDVALHLCTQEYPDSLSGGNFKQLVTLLSKYDSNLRQFLEKDGDPKSFFSGTLDTIQNELIDSIASAMNETVEGEISESLFFSYQINEVSDYQLSIILRYIYRGQPVERFMGFYNVTQGWTAEHLYQFLQATFGKLDLQNKLVAQTYDGAAVSGELNSVQAKIKSVAPQAILTHSYAQEFDLVLTEACTSNQVVRIFFASLAGFSLYFAESTRRTQVLDEVCGGTTPWNFSSGAVLMVYNNKDKLLQVFEHIINNKEFDDASIRGAVGLRNFLEDNQRLKMVVVHSSSLVILIDSDNTVNVRIIHLKGIKNLF, encoded by the exons ATGGAGTCGCCTAGCTTTGATACGAAGGACTTCATTAACATAATTGACATAAGAACCGCCGAGGACGTGgttgattttttgataaacaagTGTGCGTTCTCTCAACTAAGTTACGACGACCAAATCTACGTTGTCAAGGAATTGAGCCGTCCAGTGCCGAATTTGCCGTCCTTAACGAACACGGGTCAAAAGAACCGCGCTTTTAATACGTCGTGGTACGACAAATTTGATTGGCTGACGGGAAGTACAGTCACCAACAAATTGTACTGTTGGCCGTGCATCCTATTTTCGAACAGTGGCGTAGATGTGTGGCATAAATGGGGCTATTGTGATTTGAAGAACCTGTCCCGCGCCCTAAATTCACACAGCAAAAGCACCGACCACATCCACTCGAATTGTAGGCTATTAATTATGCGTAAACAGCAGCAAAATGTTGCTACAATGGACGTGGCACGTGAGAAAGAAATCGAAGATTTTAATGGTAGAGTTAAAGAAAATCGGgctattattaaaagtttactaGATGTCGCTTTGCATCTTTGCACGCAAGAGTACCCTGACTCACTGAGTGGCGGGAATTTCAAACAACTCGTTACGTTGCTCAGCAAGTACGACTCAAACTTGCgtcaatttttagaaaaggACGGCGACCCCAAGTCGTTTTTTTCTGGGACTTTAGACACCATCCAGAATGAGTTAATTGATTCTATTGCCTCAGCTATGAATGAAACAGTGGAGGGCGAAATTTCGGAGtcactatttttttcttatcaaATTAATGAGGTCAGTGATTATCAGTTGTCGATTATTCTTCGTTACATTTACAGGGGACAACCAGTTGAGCGCTTCATGGGCTTTTACAACGTTACCCAGGGTTGGACTGCTGAACATTTATACCAGTTTTTACAGGCAACATTCGGCAAATTagatttacaaaacaaattagttGCCCAGACGTACGATGGCGCTGCTGTATCGGGGGAATTAAACAGTGTGCAagctaaaattaaatcagttgCTCCCCAAGCAATACTAACTCATAGTTATGCTCAGGAGTTTGATCTGGTCTTGACTGAAGCTTGCACCTCGAATCAAGTGGTCAGAATATTTTTTGCCTCTCTCGCAGGTTTTTCCTTGTACTTTGCCGAATCTACCAGACGCACCCAAGTACTGGATGAAGTTTGTGGAGGTACTACTCCTTGGAATTTTTCTTCTGGGGCCGTTTTAATGGTGTACAACAACAAAGATAAACTGTTACAAGTTTTTGAGcacataataaacaataaagagTTCGATGACGCCTCTATCCGAGGGGCGGTGGGTTTACGAAACTTCTTGGAGGACAACCAAA GGCTGAAAATGGTGGTGGTTCATAGCAGTTCATTGGTGATTCTAATAGACTCAGACAACACAGTGAACGTTAGGATAATTCACCTGAAAGGCATAAAGAATCTTTTTTAA